The nucleotide window TTTAATATAGTAAAAAAAATATTGATAACATACCCATAGTACAGAGATCAGATTTCAGAGGCCAGATGACTTGTCTGCCTTCCGGCTTCCGACGTCTGACTTCTGGAACGGGCAGGCGTTATTCACGTCTTAATGCGATTCAACTTTGTGTGCCATGTAAACCATCGAAAGCATGGCAAAAATAAACGCTTGCAAGGCACCGATGAAAATACCGAATGCCAGCCACGGGGCTAACGGAATCCATGCCAGCAAGATGCCTACCGTTCCTAAACCCGTGAGAGAAATGATCAACATCGTGACGAGCTCTTTTGCGAAAATGTTTCCAAACAGACGCAAGCCGAGCGTCAGGAAGTTTGAAAATTCCTCGATGATCTTAAACGGAAATAGAATCGGCGACGGGCGAAAGTAATCGGCAAAATACTCCTTCGCTCCCCTTAGCTTAAATCCGTAAATGTGCGTGAGAATAATCACAAACGCAGCCATCGTAAGCGTCAGAACAGGATCCGACGTTGGTGAGTTCCATAATGCGTAGTGCTCTGTTTCAGTTGCCAACTCGAAAGGGATCCCAAGCATATTGGCCACAAATATATAAAACAAGAGCGTGTACGCCAATGCAATAAATCTTCCACCCTTATCCCAGGCCATGTTCGATGTGATGATGTATTTTGTGAAATCCATGACCCATTCAATGAAGTTTTGCAAACCGGTCGGCCGCATCGCGAGCTTTCTCGCGCCGACAATACTGAAAATCGCTACGATGAGCGCGGCGACAGTTGACATGAATATCACGGAAAAACTAAAATGCAGATCCAGATCAAAACCGCCGATCTCCCAGGTCAAGGTTAAATCCTCATGCACTTTGTTCACC belongs to Salicibibacter cibi and includes:
- the atpB gene encoding F0F1 ATP synthase subunit A, with translation MSTVAALIVAIFSIVGARKLAMRPTGLQNFIEWVMDFTKYIITSNMAWDKGGRFIALAYTLLFYIFVANMLGIPFELATETEHYALWNSPTSDPVLTLTMAAFVIILTHIYGFKLRGAKEYFADYFRPSPILFPFKIIEEFSNFLTLGLRLFGNIFAKELVTMLIISLTGLGTVGILLAWIPLAPWLAFGIFIGALQAFIFAMLSMVYMAHKVESH